In the genome of Budorcas taxicolor isolate Tak-1 chromosome 7, Takin1.1, whole genome shotgun sequence, the window ACATCTTCTCCATGGGAGTTTTTCCATATAATGATATCAGCCAATTTAAGTATTTCTGAGGCTGTTTACAAACAAGGTTTTACCTAGTAAATCCTTTTATGGATCCAGAAACTAAGATCGGAAAAGCCTTTTCCACATTCTTCACATTTTATATGATTTCCATCCAGTGTGTAGTCTCGTGGGTCTTTGACTGACTGAGACACAAACGGAAGATTTCTGACATTTCCATCAAATTGATAGGTTTCTGTCCAGTGTGAATTCTTTCATGCATGTCAACATAAGTGAAAAAGAAGGTTTCCCTTTTATTTCCCATTCCCAAACATTCAAGGTCTCCTCCCTGTCAACTATGGGTCCTtcgatgtatttttaaaaatgatggatACCGGTACCATTTACCACACTGGTCACATtgatatggtttctctccagtgtgactCCTTTCATGTACTTTAAAAGAACTGGGATGAATGAATACTCTCtcacattctttacatttataaggtCCATCCCCAGTGTGTGTTATCATATGTTTCTGAAGGGTTACATTCAATAAGAAGGCTTTACCACATTCCTTACACTTAtatggtttttctccagtgtggATTCTTTCATGATTTCGAAGTGACCAGGCAGTATTCAATACTTTAGAACATGTTTTACATACAAACGGTGTCTCTCCCGTGTGATGTCTTTTGTGTGCCTGGAAGGACCTCAAACGTTTGAAAGCTTTACCACACTGCTTACATTCATAAGGTTTTTCTCCCCTGTGAATCCTTTCATGTATTTCAATAGTTTCAGGACTTTCAAAGGTTTTTCCACATTCTGTACATTTATAGGGTTTATGTCCTTTATGAGTGCTTTCGTGCATTCGTAGGTGACTGGGATAAATGAATGCTTTCTCACATTTCTGACACTTGTAAGGTAAATCTCCAGTGTGTGTTCCCATGTGTTTTCGAAAAGTTGTGTGCCACGCGAAGGCTTTgccacattccttacattcatagggcttctcccctgtgtgACTCCTTTCATGGGTTTTCAGAGCACTAGGAAAAATGAATGCTattccacattctttacatttatatacCTTCTCACGGTACTTTCGGCGATCTCCTGATCTGTTTTCAATGTGACATTTCATGTGTCTAGTAAGGGATGAATGATACATGAAGACTTTCCCACATGCTCTGCATTCCCATGGTTTTATATCACGAGTTCTCTTCACATTGGGAGTTGGAATAAGGTTGAAGCTTTCTTCAGAGGAATTAATGTCTTTCTTTTCAGAGTGTCTCTCTGCCTTGGGATTTCTGTAAATCATGAGAATActagtaatgattttttttcttaattacattatatttattgtctttATTATGATTTATAGGAATAGTGAGGTTTTCTATCTTGTGTGACTTGGTAGAAGTCAAATAAACTGAATGCTGTTAACAGGACTTTCCCTTTTCTATTAAAAAGTGATATTCAAATATAGGCTTTATGAATACTGACTGCACACAAACTATATTTCAAACACAGAACATTTATATCACATTTAAGAAAATTTGAGGAagacattttctaaaaacaaCTAAATTTGAAGATGGAgctatttattttgttt includes:
- the LOC128051564 gene encoding zinc finger protein 791-like encodes the protein MKCHIENRSGDRRKYREKVYKCKECGIAFIFPSALKTHERSHTGEKPYECKECGKAFAWHTTFRKHMGTHTGDLPYKCQKCEKAFIYPSHLRMHESTHKGHKPYKCTECGKTFESPETIEIHERIHRGEKPYECKQCGKAFKRLRSFQAHKRHHTGETPFVCKTCSKVLNTAWSLRNHERIHTGEKPYKCKECGKAFLLNVTLQKHMITHTGDGPYKCKECERVFIHPSSFKVHERSHTGEKPYQCDQCGKWYRYPSFLKIHRRTHS